GAAACTTGAGGGCGATCGGAGCAGCATTTTGAATCGCGACGAGGGCGATCGCGCCGATCCAGAGTGCGATAATGCAGGCAGTGATTAGAGTGGCAAAACTTTTCATGGGACTTCAGGAATTGAGAACTGAGACCGTGTAGAGAAACTCATCAGCCGCGAACTGATAATTTTCATCCTTGTGAGACATTTCCTTTGTGGGCAGATCGATCGGTCTGTCCCTTTTTAGTTTAAAGAACAAACCCGCCGATCGTGCTTGAGCGGCGGGTGCAATAAGTTCAAAACTTAGCGGAATAGGCTACTGACTGAATTATCCTCATGGATTCGCCAAATCGTTTCACCGATCACACTGGCGACGGAGAGGATTTTTAGTTGTGGGAAGCGATGTTCTTCTGCAACCGGAATGGTATTTGTTACGATCACTTCTTCCAGCAGACCGCTCGATAGCCGTTCGATCGCGGGAGGTGAAAAGACCGCATGAGTCGCACAAGCATAGACTTGACGTGCTCCCTCTTGTCGAAGAATCTTCGCGCCTTCAAGAATCGTCCCTGCCGTATCGATCATGTCATCGACGAGAACCGCCGTTTTGCCTTTGACATCTCCAATCACATTCATTACTTCCGCAATGTTGTGAGCTTGTCGCCGTTTATCGATGATAGCAAGGGGCGCATCGTCTAGGCGTTTTGCCAAGGCTCTCGCTCTAGCGACTCCCCCGACATCTGGAGAAACAACGACTAAATCCTCTAGCTGTTTGCTAGCGATGTAATCAACCAGCGTCGGAGAGCCGTAAACGTGATCCATCGGAATGTCAAAGTAGCCTTGGATCTGAGCCGCGTGTAAGTCCATTGCTAGAATGC
The sequence above is a segment of the Cyanobacteria bacterium FACHB-DQ100 genome. Coding sequences within it:
- a CDS encoding ribose-phosphate pyrophosphokinase, whose product is MIRSATLSPPSALPSIPDNNRLRLLSGTANVPLSKEIARYLGMDLSPMVQKHFADGELYVQIQESIRGCDVYLIQPTCRPVNDNLMELLIMIDACRRASARQVTAVLPYYGYARADRKTAGRESITAKLAANLITQAGANRILAMDLHAAQIQGYFDIPMDHVYGSPTLVDYIASKQLEDLVVVSPDVGGVARARALAKRLDDAPLAIIDKRRQAHNIAEVMNVIGDVKGKTAVLVDDMIDTAGTILEGAKILRQEGARQVYACATHAVFSPPAIERLSSGLLEEVIVTNTIPVAEEHRFPQLKILSVASVIGETIWRIHEDNSVSSLFR